The sequence TCACTTGAAAGCCCTGGCAAGATGCCAAAGTTTGCGTTTACTGGTGAGAAAGCACCTTTTAATGGAGCTTGAAGCAATCTTCTCCAGAGTTGACCCAACATCGTTTCTTCCGGAAGCTCGTGCAGTTCAAGACTAATAATTTTGGCGATTAGCAATCCGCTGGCGATGCATTCCACATAACCTTCCACTCCACTGAGTTGCCCAGCAATCCAAACATCTGGGTTAGCTTGCAGACTGAGATTTTGGTTTAAGATTGCCGGAGAATTGAGATATGTGTTTTGATGAATGGAGCCAAAACGAAGAAAAGTAGCGTCGGCAAGACCCGGAATCATCCTAAAAACTTTCTTTTGTTCCGAGTAACGCAACATAGTTTGACAGCCAACAAGATTGTAAGCGGTAAGATCTTTATTCTCAGCCCTAAGTTGCAATACAGCAAAAGCCTTTTTTCCGGTTGCAGGTATTTCCAATCCCATAGGTCTCATTACTCCATGACGCAAGGTATCTTTTCCTCTTTGGGCAAGTTCTTCGATGGGCATACAGTTTTCATAGAAGCTAAATTTGTCACCGGCAAAGAATTCATTTTCAAATTCATGAGCCTCATGCTTTTCGGCAAGCAACAAGGCTTCTACAAAAGCGTAGTATTCTTCTTTAGTAAAAGCGCAATTCAGATAATCTGCATCTCCTTTATCGTAGCGAGCTTTGGCATAAACAAGATTTCGATCTATGGTATCGGCATCTATGATGGGAGCGATGGCATCAAAGAAAAAGAGCTGTTTTTCGCCTAGAGTATTCTGCAAATAGTGCATCATAGATTTGGATGTTAGCGGTCCGGTAGCAAGTACTACTTTGCCCGCAGGAAAGGATTGAGCTTCTTTACGGACAATTTGAATATTAGGATGTTGATAGATGTGCTCACTTACTTTTTGGGCAAACAAGCTGCGGTCAACTGCCAGAGCATGTCCAGCGGGAACTCTGCATGCTTCGGCAATATTCAGGAGGATGGAATCAAACAATTGCATTTCGGCTTTTAGTAAGCCTGCTCCCGTGTCTAAGCGAATAGATTTTAGGCTATTACTACACACCAATTCGGCAAAATAATCGGTCTGATGCGCTTCAGTGTTGGTATTAGGGCGCATTTCCAAAAGTTGTATCTTAAACCCACGTCTTGCAAGCTGTAATGCCGCTTCCGAGCCAGCGAGCCCGCCCCCGATAACGCTTATCAATTCACTCACAATTCACGCTTGATCATCGTAATGTAACCATCCAAATCCTTAAATCCCATACTGGCATAGAGATGCCTTGCCGCAGGGTTATTTTGGTGGACTTCCAACTTCGCCTGATAACCAGTAGCTTTGGCAATTTTAAGAGCTTCTGCCAAAAGTCTGCGCCCAATGCCCTGATTTTGTCGATCTATGGCAACTGCCATGTGATGTATGTATAACCTGCGGTAATCGTGGTTTGTCCAGACAACACCACAAACCTCTGTGTCAATTTCGGCAGTAATAAGTGTCCCGGTATTGGCCAAAGAAAATTGGATAGTATCGAAGCTATCGGCACGGGCGGGGTTGGTAACTCCAGTTTCCTGCCAAATATGGATTATGTTTTCGTAGAGCTGTTTACTAAGCTTGTGATGTTGGGTAATAATCATATAATAGATTGCCTCATAAATATTTCTGGATTGCGTGTAAAGCGGAATACGGTATCGAATTCAACCTGGTATAAAACGGAATAATCATCATCGACCAGTAGTATATAGCGCTCATCAAGAAACTTTGCAAAAGTAAGCTTCCGGGTTTTGTTCTCAATATCGGTTATCCAAACGGTGCAATAGGGATCTTTAAAGAAATTTCTGAATTCTGGATCGTCACCGCTAAGGAAGGAATGGCTGATAAAGTTCTGCAATATGCTTACGATCTTTGTTAGAGCAAAGTTCTGAAAGTACACTTCAAAATCGTGTTTGGCGTCTTTATAGTACCATCGACCATTATCTCGCCTAAGAGTGTAGGTATTCTTGGTGTGAGAAACTTTTATCTGCGCCAGTTCATCTTCCCAGTATTGGAGAATAAGGGGACTGCGCCAATTTACGATTTGAGGGGCAAAACGCTGAACAATACCGCTTTGGGTTTG comes from Candidatus Cloacimonadota bacterium and encodes:
- a CDS encoding GNAT family N-acetyltransferase, which encodes MIITQHHKLSKQLYENIIHIWQETGVTNPARADSFDTIQFSLANTGTLITAEIDTEVCGVVWTNHDYRRLYIHHMAVAIDRQNQGIGRRLLAEALKIAKATGYQAKLEVHQNNPAARHLYASMGFKDLDGYITMIKREL
- the trmFO gene encoding methylenetetrahydrofolate--tRNA-(uracil(54)-C(5))-methyltransferase (FADH(2)-oxidizing) TrmFO, coding for MSELISVIGGGLAGSEAALQLARRGFKIQLLEMRPNTNTEAHQTDYFAELVCSNSLKSIRLDTGAGLLKAEMQLFDSILLNIAEACRVPAGHALAVDRSLFAQKVSEHIYQHPNIQIVRKEAQSFPAGKVVLATGPLTSKSMMHYLQNTLGEKQLFFFDAIAPIIDADTIDRNLVYAKARYDKGDADYLNCAFTKEEYYAFVEALLLAEKHEAHEFENEFFAGDKFSFYENCMPIEELAQRGKDTLRHGVMRPMGLEIPATGKKAFAVLQLRAENKDLTAYNLVGCQTMLRYSEQKKVFRMIPGLADATFLRFGSIHQNTYLNSPAILNQNLSLQANPDVWIAGQLSGVEGYVECIASGLLIAKIISLELHELPEETMLGQLWRRLLQAPLKGAFSPVNANFGILPGLSS
- a CDS encoding DUF4340 domain-containing protein, which produces LLVLVALYLVLRSRDSGRNRVPLMNIQADLVDHIEIWDSVNKVELILENGIWKVTDPVIWPADTLMVKEFFRDVVNGIYNNTAVSMDLSAANIYNLDDSQALHIRLKAAGKEEHLMLGNIGNAWDYFRRENDNQIFQTQSGIVQRFAPQIVNWRSPLILQYWEDELAQIKVSHTKNTYTLRRDNGRWYYKDAKHDFEVYFQNFALTKIVSILQNFISHSFLSGDDPEFRNFFKDPYCTVWITDIENKTRKLTFAKFLDERYILLVDDDYSVLYQVEFDTVFRFTRNPEIFMRQSII